One Polypterus senegalus isolate Bchr_013 chromosome 10, ASM1683550v1, whole genome shotgun sequence DNA segment encodes these proteins:
- the LOC120538287 gene encoding thymic stromal cotransporter homolog, whose product MGGVVTLVEPVVILNSIGCSFYDTALTMVVYSYSNRTAGGHSSEAQVLSARFFLVYDTLTCLTSLLSTALLGRLADSRGQKLLLVVPQVGSILGKTFLLLLLLLRLPLYTLHVGAVVHGLCGGSSAYWSGIDSLTALKSALKTRSLRLNSVDFFSGVAGMVGGFVSGYIYQVKAYDGEMGITSTLVGLLVIGAALLYSVFFLIYPAAGLSGSSSNSGSGGQLAPSGPAEPDKMAVALLFLSMVLFVLGMAGAENVLSLFVLKPPLNWDSVWVGYGQAATNMMYVTSFLGVLLLSRRISDTALILLGIVSNCTGMAMMAFARHSWLYFLARGVMMFACVPMPTIRSQLSKLLHTHTYGRAFGGLQSCLAVTSLLSTLLFANVYPLTLQCFSGSCFLLSAIISYLSAIPVLYLNCRRAEPRYMRISGRDNPEGPAGAETS is encoded by the exons ATGGGGGGGGTCGTCACCCTGGTGGAGCCGGTGGTGATCCTGAACAGCATTGGCTGCTCCTTTTACGACACGGCGTTGACCATGGTGGTCTACAGCTACTCGAACAGGACAGCTGGTGGCCACAGCAGTGAAGCTCAGGTCCTCTCTGCCCGCTTCTTCCTGGTCTATGACACGCTGACCTGCCTGACCTCTCTGCTGTCCACTGCACTTCTCGGCAGGCTGGCCGACTCCCGAGGTCAGAAGCTTCTGCTGGTGGTTCCACAGGTGGGATCCATCCTAGGGAAGACGTTCCTGCTCCTTCTGCTGCTCCTGCGCCTGCCCCTGTACACGTTGCACGTCGGGGCCGTTGTCCATGGCCTGTGTGGCGGCTCCTCGGCCTACTGGAGTGGCATCGACTCCTTGACTGCTCTCAAGTCGGCCCTGAAAACACGCAGCTTGAGGTTGAACTCAGTAGACTTCTTCTCTGGGGTCGCCGGCATGGTTGGTGGCTTTGTGTCCGGCTACATCTACCAGGTGAAGGCATACGATGGAGAGATGGGCATCACCTCGACACTGGTGGGCCTGCTTGTCATTGGTGCGGCCCTTTTGTATTCGGTCTTCTTCCTCATTTACCCTGCTGCTGGACTCAGTGGAAGCAGCAGCAACAGCGGCAGCGGTGGTCAGCTCGCCCCCTCTGGACCAGCGGAGCCTGACAAGATGGCGGTGGCCCTGCTCTTCCTGTCCATGGTCCTCTTTGTCTTGGGCATGGCCGGGGCAGAGAACGTGCTCAGCCTGTTTGTGCTCAAGCCTCCCTTGAACTGGGATTCGGTGTGGGTGGGCTACGGCCAGGCGGCCACCAACATGATGTACGTCACCAGCTTCCTTGGCGTGCTGCTCCTGTCTCGCCGCATCAGTGACACGGCTCTCATCCTGCTGGGCATCGTGTCCAACTGCACGGGCATGGCCATGATGGCGTTTGCACGGCACAGCTGGCTCTACTTCCTTG CACGAGGGGTCATGATGTTCGCCTGCGTCCCTATGCCCACCATCCGGTCGCAGCTTTCCAAGCTTCTTCACACTCACACTTATG GGCGTGCGTTTGGTGGTCTTCAGTCCTGTCTGGCAGTGACCAGCCTGCTGTCCACACTGCTGTTCGCCAACGTGTACCCTCTGACACTCCAGTGCTTCAGCGGCTCCTGTTTCCTGCTGTCGGCCATCATCAGCTACCTCAGCGCCATTCCAGTGCT